The following proteins come from a genomic window of SAR324 cluster bacterium:
- a CDS encoding dTMP kinase produces MDSGKFITFEGIDGCGKTTQIKLISEWISSRGIDTVTTREPGGSAIGQQIRTILLNPANHELSEASELLLYLADRIQHLKQVILPAMNQGKLVLCDRFHDSTIAYQGYGRQLDLTGISSIVEQWVAPHMPDLSILIRISPETALERISQRQQVKPDLSQESRFDQETLAFFQRVAHGFDELSRQSPDRIAVVDGNQSVDAVFTEIKHLLETRLSKTPT; encoded by the coding sequence ATGGATAGCGGAAAATTTATTACGTTTGAAGGCATCGACGGTTGTGGCAAAACAACCCAGATCAAACTCATCTCGGAATGGATTTCTTCCAGGGGGATTGATACCGTGACAACAAGAGAACCCGGTGGTTCGGCCATCGGACAACAGATTCGCACCATCCTGCTCAATCCCGCGAATCATGAATTGTCTGAAGCCAGTGAACTGCTCCTTTATCTGGCGGATCGCATCCAGCATCTGAAACAGGTCATTCTACCGGCCATGAACCAGGGCAAGCTGGTGTTGTGCGACCGTTTTCATGATTCCACCATTGCCTACCAGGGATATGGCCGGCAACTGGACCTGACAGGGATTTCGTCCATCGTTGAACAATGGGTGGCACCTCACATGCCGGATTTGAGTATTTTGATCCGGATTTCTCCGGAAACCGCTCTGGAACGTATTTCGCAAAGACAACAGGTGAAACCGGATCTTTCACAGGAAAGTCGGTTTGATCAGGAAACACTGGCCTTTTTTCAACGGGTTGCTCACGGTTTTGATGAATTGAGTCGACAATCACCCGACCGGATCGCCGTGGTTGATGGCAACCAATCTGTTGATGCTGTTTTTACAGAAATTAAGCACTTACTTGAGACCAGACTCT